From the Tenacibaculum dicentrarchi genome, the window TTGAAGAACCACAACTAACAACAAAAATAGTTGTTATGGCTAGTAATACGAATTTAAATTGTTTCATTGATTTATTTTTGAACTTAATTTTACACAAAATAATTACGACCAATAAAATAGCCCCTAATTAATGAAGATATTTTCGTGTATTTTTTCTAATCATTTTACGATATTCTACTAATTCTGGAAATTGATAGAAAAAATTTCTTTTTTTATGTGCAATTGTCCTCGGTTTTTTTATCCTTGGTCTTAAAACAAACGCCGTCCAACTCTCGACAATATCTTCTTCGGGGCTTTCAACAGCATAATCTGTTAAAAACTCAGATGAATTATCTTGATATAGGTCAAATAATTTATCAACACAATTTGCTTCGGTATAGCAATAATCTCGCTGAATAACATCCCATCGATTTAATAATTTTCCTTTCCAAAATAAATTTACAAACCTATTAATATAACTTTTTCGATACGCCTCACCTTCATGAGTTAAATACAATTCTCCTTCCTCTTGTTTTCTTTTATTTGTTGGTCTTATTTGAGTTTTATTTAACGTTAATAAATGCCCAAACTCATGCACCATTGTATAAATAGATTCGTACAATATTTTTTTATTCCTAGTTTTTAAATTTACATCTTTAACATCTATTTCTAATTGCCATTTATCGTTTCGAGAATTTAACGACACTAATGCACCTACTTTTTCTTGTTCGCCATCAGTCATTAATACTAGGCGTTTAATATATTTTGTCGTTAATTCTTTTGGGAAAATTCTATAAAACTCTTTCCAATAATCGTTTGCTAAATCATTTTTATTTGACTTATTAATAACTAAAACACCTTTATTTATTTGCCACACTCCTATTCGTTCATCAATTAAATCTTGACAAAAAAGAACTTGACAAAAAAGAGCTAAAAAGAAAAAAAGTATATTTTTAAATTTCATATTTTTTTTTTTAAAAAAGTTCAAGAGCTTTATTATAAGCACTTTCAAAACTCATTGGTTTTATATTGGTCACTGCTTTTTGAACCGTAAAATAAGATAATAATTTTTCTGTTGGCATATTACCTATTAATTCATCCTTAGCCATTGGGCAACCTCCATATCCTTTTATAGCACCATCAAAACGGTTGCACCCTGCCTTAAAAGCAGCATCTACTTTTTCGTGCCATTTTTGAGGTGTTGTATGTAAATGAGCTCCAAATTCAATTTCAGGATAACACGGTATTAAATTTGAGAATAAATAATTTATATCCTCAGGTGTTGAGCTACCAACGGTGTCTGATAATGATAATATTTTAACGCCGAAATTAGCTAATCTTTCTGTCCATTCAGCTACAATATCTACATTCCAAGGATCACCATAAGGGTTTCCAAACCCCATTGACATATACGCTACAACCTCTTTATTACTTCTGTTCGCTATTGATAATACTTCTTTTAAAGTATCTAACGATTGTTCAATTGTTTTATGCGTATTTCGCATTTGAAAATTTTCAGATATTGAAAAAGGATAGCCTAAATAGTTAATTTCTTCAAATTGAGCTGCATCGTTTGCCCCTCTTACATTAGCTACAATTGCTAATAACTTACTTGTTGTTTTTGATAAATCTAACTGTGATAAAACGGCAGCTGTATCCCTCATTTGAGGGATTGCTTTAGGCGATACAAAACTTCCAAAATCAATCGTATCAAAACCTACTTTTAGTAGCGAATTGATATATTTAACCTTTGCCTGAGTAGGAATAAAATGACTTTTTATTCCTTGCATTGCATCACGCGGGCATTCTATAATTTTTATATTGTCAATCATTATGCCAAATATACATATTTTGATTCGTTTATATACCTTGTTTTCCTGCGATATTGTTAATTTCATAATAAATTACATTCCTCTTTTATTGAAAATTTCATATTTTTTTTACGCTTTTAAATAAAAAATATTTTTTATTTAAAATAAACTGTCACAATTCAAAAATCGAAAAGTCTCTATTATAGAATGATAGCTTTAAAGACTAAAAAAACACATATAGACCAACTAATAGCTCGCTGTAAAAAAGGTGATAGCACTGCACAAATACAAGTTTATAACAACTACTATAAAGCAATGTATAATACAGCGTATCGTATTTTAAAAGAATCTTTTGAATCCGAAGACTTAATTCAAGAAGCTTTTTTAACTGCATTTACAAAATTAGATACTTTTAAAGGTGAAGTTACTTTTGGTGCTTGGCTAAAAAGAATTGTAATTAACAAAAGTCTTACACAGTTAAAAAAAAACAATAGGTATGAAGCCATAAAAACAGACGTTATTCCTACTTATGAAATAGAAGAAACGGAAATCGATTATACATCTTTAGAAGTAAAACAGGTTATGAATTGTTTACTTAAATTAAAAGAAAACTACCGAGTAATACTTACTTTAAATTTAATTGAAGGCTATGATTATGAAGAAATTTCTCAAATATTAAACTACACAAACCAAAATGTACGTGCAACAATTTCAAGAGCTAAAAAGAAATTAAAGCAAATATTACTAGCTAGTACCTCAACTAATAATGAAATATATGGAAGATAAATTACATCAGTTTTTTGATGAAAATGATTTCGATATATCTGAGCCACATTCAGGACATTCAGATCGTTTTCAAAAAAAACTTCAACAGCAAAAACAACAAGGTAAATCCTCATTTTTTTGGATGAGTATTGCCGCTTCAATAATATTAATTTTAGGGTTTTGTATTGGTAATTATCAACAGCAAAAAACATATGATTTAGCCGATATATCACCTAAAATGGCAGAAGCACAACATTTTTTTGTTTCAACAATAAACCAAGAATTAAAAGAAATTGAAACCTATAGAAACATTGAAACCCAAACTTTAATTGAAGATTCTTTAAAAGAAATTGAAAAATTAGAAAATCGTTACAATGGACTAATAAATGATTTATCTAAAGATGAAAATAAAAAACAAATAATTAGACAAATGATTCTAAACTATCAACAACGTTTACAAGTTTTAAAAACACTTTTTACACAATTAGATATATATACTAATTCTGAAAAATTAAAAATAAAAGATGATGAAATTATATAAATTACTGTTTTTCTTATTGATTATCCCTGCTGTTTTAGCAGCAAATAACAGTCATAAAAAACACGAAAAAAACAAAACAATACGTAAAATTTTTTCAGTAAACGAGAATGCTACGCTATATATTAATAATAAATATGGAAATATACAAGTTAGCACTTGGAATAAAAATTCTATAGAAATTGAAGTTAAAATAATCGTAAAAGGAGATAATATCAATAATGTTAAAAATAAATTAAATGCTATTAATATTGTTTTTCAAGCTTCGAAAAATTTAGTAGAAGCCCGTACTAAGATTGAAAAATCAACGTCGAATTGGTCATGGTGGGGAAGCAATAATATAAACTATAAAATAAATTATCATA encodes:
- a CDS encoding hydroxymethylglutaryl-CoA lyase, with the protein product MIDNIKIIECPRDAMQGIKSHFIPTQAKVKYINSLLKVGFDTIDFGSFVSPKAIPQMRDTAAVLSQLDLSKTTSKLLAIVANVRGANDAAQFEEINYLGYPFSISENFQMRNTHKTIEQSLDTLKEVLSIANRSNKEVVAYMSMGFGNPYGDPWNVDIVAEWTERLANFGVKILSLSDTVGSSTPEDINYLFSNLIPCYPEIEFGAHLHTTPQKWHEKVDAAFKAGCNRFDGAIKGYGGCPMAKDELIGNMPTEKLLSYFTVQKAVTNIKPMSFESAYNKALELF
- a CDS encoding RNA polymerase sigma factor, whose product is MIALKTKKTHIDQLIARCKKGDSTAQIQVYNNYYKAMYNTAYRILKESFESEDLIQEAFLTAFTKLDTFKGEVTFGAWLKRIVINKSLTQLKKNNRYEAIKTDVIPTYEIEETEIDYTSLEVKQVMNCLLKLKENYRVILTLNLIEGYDYEEISQILNYTNQNVRATISRAKKKLKQILLASTSTNNEIYGR